In Rutidosis leptorrhynchoides isolate AG116_Rl617_1_P2 chromosome 2, CSIRO_AGI_Rlap_v1, whole genome shotgun sequence, one genomic interval encodes:
- the LOC139893987 gene encoding low-temperature-induced cysteine proteinase-like, whose translation MKSIIIIFALFVVSSALDMSIINYDESHMNIFDSALRTDEAVNAIYESWLIKHGKFYNAIGEKENRFKIFKDNLKYIDEHNAGDHSYKLGLNKFADLTVDEYRLTYTGAAKKVDRSSRLNGTKSDRYSVKAGDVLPDSVDWRTKGAVAPVKDQGSCGSCWAFSTIGSVEGVNQIVTGELITLSEQELVDCDTSYNEGCNGGDMDYAFAFIVKNGGIDSDADYPYTSGNGKDGKCDNARKNAKVVSIDSYEDVPVNNEAALQNAAANQPITVAIEGSSRDFQFYSSGVFSGSCGTNLDHGVVVVGYGTENGKDYWIVRNSWGAEWGEQGYIRMERNIQDKKGKCGIAMEASYPIKSGLNPPNPGPSPPTPVTPEIVCDSYFTCPQSTTCCCVYEYRGSCFAWGCCPLEGASCCNDHYSCCPHDYPVCNVRRGTCSKGKNSPLEINALKRILATPTNSKRLGA comes from the exons ATGAAATCAATCATTATCATTTTCGCATTATTTGTCGTTTCATCTGCCCTTGATATGTCAATCATCAACTACGATGAATCACACATGAACATATTTGATTCAGCGTTACGTACTGATGAAGCGGTTAACGCTATTTACGAATCATGGTTGATTAAACATGGTAAATTTTATAATGCTATTGGTGAGAAAGAAAATAGGTTTAAAATATTTAAAGATAATTTAAAGTATATTGATGAACATAACGCTGGTGATCATTCGTATAAACTTGGACTTAATAAGTTTGCTGATCTTACGGTTGATGAGTACCGTTTGACGTACACCGGTGCTGCTAAAAAAGTTGATCGGAGTTCGAGGTTGAATGGTACTAAAAGTGATCGGTATTCTGTTAAGGCCGGTGATGTGTTGCCGGATTCCGTTGACTGGAGGACTAAAGGTGCCGTTGCTCCGGTTAAAGATCAAGGCAGCTGtg GTAGTTGTTGGGCATTCTCAACAATCGGATCAGTAGAAGGCGTAAACCAGATCGTGACAGGCGAATTGATCACACTATCAGAACAAGAACTGGTAGATTGTGATACATCTTACAACGAAGGATGCAATGGAGGTGACATGGATTACGCTTTTGCATTCATTGTCAAGAACGGCGGTATTGACTCAGACGCTGACTATCCTTATACTTCCGGTAATGGAAAGGATGGAAAGTGCGATAATGCCAGG AAAAACGCCAAGGTTGTTTCTATCGATAGTTATGAAGATGTTCCTGTTAACAACGAGGCTGCATTGCAAAATGCTGCTGCAAATCAGCCTATCACCGTTGCAATTGAAGGAAGTAGCAGAGATTTCCAGTTCTACTCCTCG GGTGTGTTCAGCGGTTCATGTGGAACCAATTTGGACCATGGTGTAGTTGTGGTTGGGTACGGGACCGAAAACGGCAAAGATTACTGGATCGTTAGAAACTCATGGGGCGCGGAATGGGGTGAACAAGGATACATTAGAATGGAAAGAAACATTCAAGATAAGAAGGGTAAATGTGGAATTGCAATGGAAGCATCTTACCCAATCAAGAGTGGTTTGAACCCACCTAACCCTGGTCCATCACCTCCGACTCCAGTAACACCCGAAATTGTCTGTGACTCTTACTTCACTTGTCCTCAAAGTACCACTTGTTGTTGTGTATATGAATACCGTGGCTCCTGCTTTGCGTGGGGTTGTTGCCCCTTGGAAGGCGCCTCGTGCTGTAACGATCATTACAGTTGCTGCCCACATGATTACCCCGTTTGCAATGTTCGTCGTGGCACCTGCTCAaag GGAAAGAACAGCCCATTGGAAATCAATGCATTGAAGCGTATTCTTGCTACACCAACAAACTCAAAGAGGCTCGGTGCTTAA